In Aspergillus oryzae RIB40 DNA, chromosome 6, one genomic interval encodes:
- a CDS encoding putative UDP-N-acetylmuramate dehydrogenase (UDP-N-acetylmuramate dehydrogenase), whose product MSGLLWEENVDLQAYNTFNIKSTAQYLVRIRSPSELAELVALPQFQSNRQLILGGGSNILFGNDRFNGVIVKNEIQGIEVVSEDHRHTCLRVGGGVGWTSLVNYCIDQDLGGLENLSMIPGTVGAAPIQNIGAYGVELGDVLLSVEVCDLGTGDMKTMTKEDCALGYRDSIFKHTSMVLMVCFITIKVTKAQFHRVTINYASMQHALQEKGITAPTIRSVSEIVCLMRRRKLPDPTVLGNAGSFFKNVICDQSVLNTLQQMHADIPWISKLDGRCIIPTAWLIEKYGWKGRQIGRAGVYFGHALVLVNLGGAQGSEILSLSEAISQDIRINMGLLLKPEVNIVK is encoded by the coding sequence ATGTCCGGCCTGCTCTGGGAAGAAAATGTTGATCTCCAGGCGTACAACACCTTCAACATCAAATCAACTGCCCAGTATCTGGTACGGATCAGAAGCCCTAGCGAGCTGGCTGAGCTGGTGGCTTTGCCACAATTTCAAAGCAATCGCCAATTGATACTTGGCGGTGGAAGTAACATCCTATTCGGGAATGACCGATTCAATGGAGTAATTGTCAAGAACGAAATCCAGGGTATTGAGGTAGTGTCTGAAGATCACAGACACACATGCCTACgtgttggtggaggagtggGATGGACATCGCTGGTCAACTATTGCATCGATCAGGACCTTGGTGGTCTGGAGAACCTTTCTATGATACCAGGTACAGTTGGAGCAGCGCCAATACAGAATATCGGTGCATACGGGGTGGAGCTAGGTGACGTGCTGTTAAGTGTGGAGGTATGTGACCTTGGCACCGGTGAcatgaagacaatgacaaaAGAAGATTGCGCCCTGGGATACCGAGATAGCATCTTCAAGCATACTTCAATGGTGCTCATGGTCTGTTTTATCACGATCAAGGTAACCAAGGCCCAGTTTCACCGTGTAACGATCAATTATGCTTCAATGCAGCATGCTTTACAAGAGAAAGGCATCACAGCACCCACGATACGATCAGTCAGTGAAATAGTCTGTTTGATGCGTAGAAGGAAGCTACCTGATCCCACAGTCCTAGGAAATGCTGGGAGCTTTTTCAAAAATGTCATTTGCGATCAATCTGTCCTAAATACCCTGCAACAGATGCATGCGGACATTCCATGGATCTCAAAGTTAGATGGACGATGTATCATACCAACAGCatggttgattgagaaatATGGTTGGAAAGGAAGACAAATCGGACGGGCTGGGGTTTATTTCGGCCATGCTCTTGTGCTTGTGAATCTCGGCGGCGCACAAGGAAGCGAAATCCTGTCTCTTTCAGAGGCAATATCACAAGACATACGGATTAACATGGGGCTGCTATTGAAACCAGAAGTAAATATTGTCAAATAA
- a CDS encoding uncharacterized protein (predicted protein) yields MVFLELEQVDDRGSIYLPDVRTSQVYRETQPQGVWRYRYSPEFPNLTPYDDVGAYHGAELPQVLGTYNATTATENPIVLSAFMQKTWTDFAKDPENGPGWPSLNEDSKLADFRNDENPQSITLIEAKDADKNCGIWFRESETYDLAW; encoded by the exons ATGGTGTTTCTTGAACTGGAGCAA GTAGATGACCGGGGTTCCATTTATTTGCCCGACGTCCGAACTAGCCAAGTTTACCGCGAAACACAACCGCAAGGTGTGTGGCGGTACCGGTACTCGCCAGAGTTCCCCAACCTGACACCCTACGACGATGTAGGCGCATACCATGGCGCGGAGCTGCCTCAGGTTTTGGGAACCTACAACGCTACAACTGCTACCGAGAACCCGATTGTACTGAGTGCCTTCATGCAGAAGACGTGGACTGATTTTGCCAAGGACCCAGAAAATGGTCCTGGCTGGCCCTCGCTCAATGAAGACTCGAAATTGGCCGATTTCAGGAATGATGAGAATCCTCAAAGCATTACTTTGATCGAAGCAAAAGACGCGGATAAGAATTGTGGCATCTGGTTCCGAGAATCAGAAACCTATGACCTTGCCTGGTGA
- a CDS encoding alpha/beta hydrolase (predicted protein), whose protein sequence is MSITICPNKVSPSVLAAREELNRALEAKYSETRQWYEYPSPADYRRAELDGTAGFAKPIFDSEAIDFFLPSSHGDHSIPLRQFIPKGKGSKGVFLHFHGIDYRKAPEDPFPAPLDDAIDAALFALSPDGEHKLQGPLTIIGGESAGAYLSVWVTLELRRRGIDVMSRIKGLVASYGIYDLTYLPSVRNYCRRLVLSNEDTPRFIDTALPKDVFPLDVRKQPHLSPLYADLKGLPPALFLVGSEDPLLDDSVFLATKWGMAENETSLKIIPAAFHGFTLFSIGEMADEGISEIVNFVSALLDVKD, encoded by the exons ATGTCCATCACGATCTGCCCGAACAAGGTTTCGCCATCTGTCCTAGCGGCGCGTGAAGAGCTTAATCGAGCTCTGGAAGCCAAGTATAGTGAGACCAGACAATGGTACGAGTACCCCAGCCCTGCCGACTACAGACGTGCAGAGCTCGATGGGACGGCGGGGTTCGCGAAGCCAATTTTTGACTCGGAAgccattgatttctttctcccttcaaGCCACGGCGACCATTCAATCCCCTTGAGGCAATTTATACCCAAGGGAAAGGGTTCTAAAGGTGTTTTCTTGCACTTTCATGGAA TTGACTATCGCAAAGCACCCGAGGATCCTTTTCCCGCGCCCCTagatgatgccattgatGCTGCGCTCTTTGCTTTGTCCCCAGATGGGGAACACAAACTTCAAGGCCCGCTCACCATCATAGGTGGTGAGTCTGCTGGTGCCTATCTCAGCGTATGGGTTACCCTGGAACTTCGCCGCCGAGGAATAGATGTCATGAGTCGCATCAAGGGCTTGGTGGCCTCGTATGGAATCTATGACTTGACCTATCTCCCGTCTGTCAGGAATTATTGCCGCCGTCTGGTGCTCAGTAATGAGGACACGCCGCGCTTCATTGATACAGCATTACCAAAGGACGTGTTTCCACTAGATGTCCGAAAACAGCCTCACCTATCGCCGTTATATGCTGATCTGAAGGGCTTACCTCCCGCTTTGTTCCTCGTTGGCTCTGAGGACCCACTCCTTGATGACTCTGTGTTTTTGGCCACAAAGTGGGGGATGGCCGAGAATGAAACATCCTTGAAGATTATCCCAGCCGCGTTCCACGGCTTTACGTTGTTTTCTATTGGCGAGATGGCCGATGAGGGCATTAGCGAGATTGTCAATTTTGTGTCTGCCCTGTTAGATGTCAAGGACTAG
- a CDS encoding L-threonylcarbamoyladenylate synthase (predicted protein) — protein MISRLGYIYSFFDQHRITNLLQHSMAPRYIPKPGTAPSVPRDARETYNTLKRGGVVIIPTDVGYALLTSTQTGIQRIFSAKDRREGHNIGIIGTYKQHRQIHVLSEAKFEMTRVLTEDMAMIVGIIAKYDTKSLHPRLAALDPATLSQVTKGDTVSIAVPEGPFLRELGRLCDEGPEGMLMFGTSANLTGQGQRFRIEDIEPRVIDAVDLVVDYGLQKWQVYRRGGVNFDAENMKVLRKGAGYEVFRDRMLRWFPNLLKDAGVSLEEDPDFQISEPGMPAT, from the exons ATGATTTCTCGG cttggctatatatattccttcTTTGACCAGCATCGAATTACAAatcttcttcaacattcAATGGCTCCCAGGTACATACCCAAGCCTGGTACCGCTCCCAGCGTCCCTCGCGACGCTAGAGAGACCTATAACACTTTGAAACGTGGTGGTGTTGTCATCATCCCAACCGATGTTGGCTACGCACTCTTGACCAGCACACAGACTGGAATCCAACGGATTTTTTCAGCAAAAGACCGTCGAGAAGGCCACAACATCGGTATAATCGGGACATACAAACAGCACCGCCAGATCCATGTGCTCTCCGAGGCCAAGTTTGAAATGACACGGGTCCTGACAGAAGATATGGCAATGATTGTCGGGATCATTGCTAAATACGATACGAAAAGCCTGCATCCACGTTTGGCAGCCCTTGATCCCGCTACGCTATCCCAGGTCACTAAGGGTGATACGGTCAGTATCGCAGTTCCCGAAGGTCCATTTCTAAGGGAACTCGGTCGTCTGTGTGATGAGGGCCCCGAGGGCATGTTAATGTTCGGAACTTCGGCCAATCTTACTGGCCAGGGACAACGATTCCGtattgaagatattgagccAAGAGTGATTGACGCGGTGGACTTAGTGGTGGATTACGGGTTACAGAAATGGCAGGTTTACAGGCGTGGTGGCGTGAATTTCGATGCAGAGAACATGAAGGTCCTACGGAAGGGAGCCGGGTACGAGGTTTTTCGCGACCGAATGCTAAGATGGTTCCCCAATCTACTGAAGGATGCTGGTGTAAGCCTTGAGGAGGATCCTGATTTCCAGATTAGCGAGCCTGGAATGCCTGCTACCTAA
- a CDS encoding ketopantoate reductase family protein (predicted protein) produces the protein MASSSSIYILGIGSIGCFVAHSLRSLPDIPPITLLLHRQSLRREFVSTGQKIGLQVGEDGDVDEQSGFNVEVLGVDSTPTSPIRYLIVTVKASMTVDAIRPVKERLGRDSVICLFQNGLGQVEELNQQLFPDPATRPTYMFGIVRHGVYLKSAFQAVLAGRIGCVSVGFVDADGLATSQPRNRFLVDTLLQSATLNCEELDWTSLFRDQLLKLAANCVLNPLTALLDVRNGLIADMVQVKPLITRLLEEISTVFGRLPEIHHLSNHDPSWFSPASLEAVVMDTIRKTAGNSSSMREDIRKGRPTEIEFINGWIIKRGRELGVECVANLSLIELILARSSISDQQATT, from the coding sequence ATGGCGAGCTCATCCTCCATCTATATCTTAGGGATTGGAAGTATTGGATGTTTTGTCGCCCACTCTCTTCGCTCTCTGCCTGATATCCCCCCCATCACactccttcttcatcgacaatCCCTGCGTCGGGAATTTGTCTCCACGGGACAGAAAATCGGGCTACAGGTCGGGGAGGATGGAGACGTAGATGAACAATCCGGTTTCAATGTTGAGGTACTGGGGGTCGATTCCACACCCACATCGCCGATTCGTTACCTTATTGTCACCGTCAAAGCCTCAATGACAGTAGACGCTATCAGACCTGTCAAAGAAAGGCTCGGCCGAGATTCCGTTATCTGTCTATTCCAGAATGGCTTGGGCCAAGTGGAAGAATTGAATCAGCAACTTTTTCCCGACCCAGCCACACGACCAACGTACATGTTCGGGATTGTTCGACACGGCGTCTATTTAAAATCGGCTTTTCAAGCGGTATTGGCTGGTCGCATTGGCTGTGTCTCTGTGGGCTTTGTGGACGCAGATGGCTTGGCCACATCGCAACCGAGAAATCGTTTCCTTGTGGATACACTGCTTCAATCGGCAACGCTCAACTGTGAGGAACTGGATTGGACATCTCTTTTCCGGGATCAACTGCTCAAGCTGGCAGCAAATTGCGTCCTCAATCCTCTCACAGCGCTACTGGATGTCCGAAACGGCCTGATCGCGGATATGGTCCAGGTCAAACCATTAATAACCCGTCTCCTAGAGGAGATTTCAACGGTATTTGGTCGGCTGCCAGAGATCCACCATCTTTCTAACCATGATCCCTCATGGTTCTCCCCCGCGTCCTTGGAGGCCGTCGTGATGGACACAATCAGAAAGACAGCGGGGAACTCCAGCAGCATGCGCGAGGATATCCGTAAAGGGAGACCCACAGAAATCGAGTTTATCAATGGCTGGATAATCAAGCGTGGGAGGGAACTGGGGGTGGAATGTGTGGCCAATCTATCTTTAATCGAACTGATCCTAGCTAGGAGTAGTATATCCGATCAACAAGCTACAACCTAG
- a CDS encoding uncharacterized protein (predicted protein), with translation MAWLYNVFGLLLLTGLCVQPSLQSQCAGSTTDKPRVLVLSDIDNEPDDAQSLVRLMVYSNELRLEGLVATTSIWLNDTTRPDLMHDIVNAYELSVPYLRHHASGWPKASDIHSLIASGLPVYGMDGIGEGKDSSGSTLLINAVDKSEEPLWVLVWGGASVLAQALWHVNATRSPADIDRFVAKLRVYSISDQDNTGTWMRRNWPSLFYIASVHHFNRYAVAGWGGISGDNYYHFPNNANKEVISSAWVQQNIQSVGPLGAKYPDADFILEGDTPSLLHIIPNGLSDPEHPEWGSWGGRYGPVTFGEGHFADSVDTIVDDSGRTMMGSHVTIWRWREAFQQDFAARMKWTTASRFSDANHAPVVTIDGDRTRRVIHILVEPGQEVVLDATDSCDPDGDNLTFKWWQYLEPSSNNNNPRRDVAELSLSSTDSPRITVTIPPSDVIRREGRNTHPESDKHLHLIVQVSDGVLVSYRRIIFTVPGLEAVGDKQTNHDEL, from the coding sequence GCAGTCTTTGGTCCGCCTGATGGTGTACTCCAATGAACTACGTCTGGAAGGTCTTGTGGCGACCACCAGTATCTGGCTGAACGATACCACCCGACCCGACCTCATGCACGACATCGTGAATGCCTATGAATTATCAGTGCCGTATCTTCGCCACCATGCATCAGGATGGCCCAAAGCGAGCGATATCCACAGTCTGATCGCGTCCGGCCTTCCCGTGTACGGTATGGATGGCattggagaagggaaggacaGCAGTGGTTCAACACTTTTGATCAACGCGGTCGACAAGTCCGAAGAGCCCCTCTGGGTACTGGTATGGGGTGGTGCGTCGGTTCTGGCGCAGGCCTTATGGCACGTCAATGCCACCCGATCGCCGGCGGATATCGATCGCTTCGTGGCCAAATTGCGTGTGTACTCAATTTCCGACCAGGATAACACGGGAACCTGGATGCGACGCAATTGGCCGAGCCTGTTCTACATAGCCAGCGTGCACCACTTCAATCGCTATGCAGTGGCTGGATGGGGCGGCATCTCGGGAGACAACTACTACCATTTCCCAAACAATGCCAATAAGGAGGTCATCTCATCTGCCTGGGTGCAGCAGAACATCCAATCCGTCGGCCCATTAGGTGCGAAATATCCGGACGCGGACTTTATTCTCGAGGGCGACACCCCGTCCCTGCTGCACATCATCCCGAACGGCCTCTCCGATCCGGAGCACCCGGAATGGGGCTCATGGGGTGGTCGGTATGGGCCTGTGACCTTTGGAGAAGGTCATTTTGCCGATAGTGTTGACACCATCGTGGACGACTCGGGGAGAACAATGATGGGGTCGCATGTCACCATCTGGAGGTGGCGCGAGGCTTTTCAGCAGGATTTCGCGGCTCGCATGAAGTGGACGACAGCGTCCAGGTTCTCTGACGCGAACCACGCTCCGGTGGTCACAATCGACGGGGACAGAACTCGTCGAGTTATTCATATCCTGGTGGAGCCAGGTCAGGAGGTCGTGCTGGACGCGACGGACTCCTGCGATCCTGACGGAGACAATCTCACCTTCAAGTGGTGGCAGTATTTGGAACCTTCCTCaaataacaacaaccctCGGAGAGATGTCGCTGAGCTTTCCCTGAGTTCTACGGACTCTCCCCGGATTACTGTCACAATTCCCCCGAGCGACGTAATACGACGAGAAGGCCGCAACACACACCCAGAAAGTGACAAGCACTTGCACCTCATCGTACAGGTTTCTGACGGAGTCTTGGTTTCCTATCGTCGAATCATCTTCACGGTGCCGGGTTTGGAAGCTGTTGGGGACAAGCAGACAAACCACGATGAACTGTAG